Proteins found in one Neurospora crassa OR74A linkage group II, whole genome shotgun sequence genomic segment:
- a CDS encoding chaperone dnaK, which translates to MARVSTLSPLRIFLSAIFLFSAHVFAVSAVLGVDLGTEYIKAALVKPGIPLEIVLTKDSRRKEISAVAFKPSSNGPKKGAYPEREYGSDAMAIAPRFPGDVYPNLKAILGLPTGSAQVREYAERHPSLKLEAHKAKGSAAFKSAGAFTAEEEAWLVEELLAMELQSVRANAEALAGPGSSVRSVVITVPPFYTTEEKRAVELSAELAGLKVLSLVSDGLAVGLNYATTRQFPNVNKGAKAEHHLVFDMGAGSTKATVLSMQSRTVKDVGKFNKTVQEVSVLGSGWDRTLGGDALNYLIVDDMIRQFVESPTAKKAGVTLEAVKSHGRTIAKLTKEAERLRHVLSANQNTQASFEGLYDDVDFKYKITRAEFEEMAATHAQRVSAAVKNALSMAGLQIKDLDSVILHGGATRTPFVQKELESFLGGADKIRTNVNSDEAAVFGAGFRAAELSPSFRVKEIKITDIAYYPAGMKWKNDEGKPKHQRLWIATSPLGAPAKEVTFNNVQDLSVSFYQLVDGAELDTKVFTTKNLTASVEALVEKHKCEKADIKFKVGVRLLSENGEVDVTKAAVECEADEPEKDGFVDGVKNLFGFGKKDKTEGEEDSASASTESSTSTSSSAAASASAETKPSEPKKKQLVQINVDFTLTPTGPTSLLSKASIQALKDRLKSFAASDRTRQLREEALNQLEAYTYKISDILDRESFIAHSSASEREALQQKKDEVSDWLYGDGADATREEFKAKLNELQNIVDPVLKRAEEAEKRPEILKGLQDALDNTNKFVKDIREKIDAYDTFHASASASASASSSTATSSSSTTAPASSATGDFDGLEDDASTTTATREDPMKFLEKELGPVPPLYTLEDLKESEDLYTSISTWLESKVAEQEKLGPTDDPVLTVKDLLERREKLDKAGMALAMKGVKNFEKTQAKGKGGKTNGKAKASGSKAGGKKNGKGTKAGEKPAKETVSDEEIEEMLRKVMADEKAKEEAKAQKGERESKEEPVKHEEL; encoded by the coding sequence GACGTTTACCCGAACCTCAAGGCCATCCTTGGCCTCCCCACTGGCAGTGCCCAAGTTAGAGAATACGCCGAGAGGCACCCTTCCCTGAAATTGGAGGCGCACAAGGCAAAGGGATCTGCGGCCTTCAAGAGCGCCGGTGCTTTCActgcagaggaggaggcttgGCTGGTCGAGGAGTTGCTGGCCATGGAACTTCAGAGCGTTCGCGCCAATGCCGAGGCTCTTGCTGGTCCTGGTAGCTCTGTGCGCtccgtcgtcatcaccgTCCCGCCCTTCTACACCACCGAGGAGAAGCGCGCCGTCGAGCTGTCTGCCGAATTGGCGGGTCTCAAGGTCCTCTCTCTTGTCTCCGACGGTCTCGCTGTCGGCCTCAACTATGCTACCACCCGCCAGTTCCCCAACGTTAACAAGGGCGCGAAGGCCGAGCACCACCTGGTCTTCGACATGGGCGCCGGTTCCACCAAGGCCACCGTCCTCTCAATGCAGTCGCGCACCGTCAAGGATGTCGGCAAGTTCAACAAGACTGTCCAGGAGGTTTCTGTCCTCGGCAGTGGCTGGGACCGCACTCTCGGCGGTGACGCCCTCAACTATCTTATCGTTGACGACATGATCCGCCAATTCGTCGAGTCGCCCACGGCGAAAAAGGCCGGCGTCACCCTCGAGGCCGTCAAGTCCCACGGCCGCACCATCGCCAAGCTGACCAAGGAGGCTGAGCGCCTGAGACACGTTCTCTCCGCCAATCAGAACACTCAGGCTTCTTTTGAGGGCTTGTATGATGATGTCGACTTCAAGTACAAGATCACTCGCGCCGAGTTTGAAGAGATGGCGGCCACCCACGCCCAGCGCGTCAGCGCCGCGGTCAAAAATGCTCTTAGCATGGCCGGTCTGCAAATCAAGGATCTCGACTCTGTTATCCTCCACGGCGGTGCCACGCGCACCCCCTTCGTCCAGAAAGAGCTTGAGAGCTTCCTTGGAGGAGCCGACAAGATCCGCACCAACGTCAACTCGGACGAAGCCGCCGTTTTCGGTGCTGGTTTCCGCGCTGCTGAGCTTTCACCCAGCTTCAGGGTGAAGGAGATCAAGATCACTGATATTGCCTATTACCCCGCCGGAATGAAGTGGAAGAATGACGAGGGAAAGCCCAAGCACCAGCGTCTGTGGATCGCCACCTCGCCATTGGGAGCGCCCGCGAAGGAGGTCACCTTCAACAATGTCCAGGACTTGTCCGTCAGCTTCTACCAGTTGGTGGACGGTGCCGAACTTGACACCAAGGTGTTCACCACCAAGAACTTGACTGCCTCCGTAGAGGCGTTGGTGGAAAAGCACAAGTGCGAAAAGGCCGATATCAAGTTCAAGGTTGGCGTTCGTCTTCTCAGCGAGAACGGCGAAGTTGATGTTACCAAGGCCGCCGTTGAGTGCGAGGCTGATGAGCCGGAGAAGGACGGTTTTGTCGACGGCGTCAAGAATCTCTTTGGTTTTggcaagaaggacaagactgagggcgaggaggattcTGCTTCTGCGTCCACCGAATCATCTACTAGcacctcttcttcggccGCTGCATCCGCCTCTGCCGAGACCAAGCCCAGTgagcccaagaagaagcaactCGTTCAGATTAATGTTGATTTCACCCTCACCCCCACTGGCCCCACCTCTCTCCTTTCCAAGGCCTCCATCCAAGCCCTCAAGGACCGTCTCAAGTCCTTCGCCGCCTCCGACCGCACCCGCCAACTCCGCGAGGAAGCGCTCAACCAGCTCGAAGCCTACACTTACAAGATCAGCGACATTCTGGACCGCGAGTCTTTCATTGCGCACTCCAGCGCTTCCGAGCGTGAGGCTCTTCAGCAAAAGAAGGACGAGGTCAGCGACTGGCTCTACGGCGACGGCGCCGATGCCACTCGCGAGGAATTCAAGGCCAAGCTCAATGAGCTCCAAAACATTGTTGATCCCGTCCTCAAGAGGGCGGAGGAAGCGGAGAAGAGACCTGAAATTCTCAAGGGATTGCAGGATGCTctcgacaacaccaacaaatTCGTCAAGGACATCAGGGAAAAGATTGATGCGTACGATACCTTCCACGCTTCCGCCTCCGCTAGCGCCTCCGCTTCGTCGTCGACTGctacctcttcctcctctaccaCAGCCCCGGCTTCTTCCGCTACCGGCGATTTCGACGGCCTAGAAGACGatgcctccaccaccaccgccacccgCGAGGACCCCATGAAGTTTTTGGAGAAGGAACTTGGTCCCGTTCCCCCTCTTTACACCCTCGAGGACCTCAAGGAATCTGAGGATCTGTATACTTCCATCTCCACCTGGTTGGAGTCGAAGGTTGCTGAGCAGGAGAAGTTGGGACCCACTGATGACCCCGTATTGACAGTCAAGGACCTTTTggagagaagggagaagTTGGATAAGGCGGGTATGGCGTTGGCCATGAAGGGGGTAAAGAACTTTGAGAAGACGCAGGCGAAGGGCAAGGGCGGAAAGACGAATGGAAAGGCCAAGGCGTCTGGAAGCAAGGCGGGCGGCAAGAAGAATGGAAAGGGCACCAAGGCGGGTGAAAAGCCGGCCAAGGAAACGGTCAGTGATGAGGAAATTGAGGAGATGTTGAGAAAGGTTATGGCGgacgagaaggccaaggaggaggccaaggctcaaaagggagagagggagagcaAGGAGGAGCCGGTCAAGCATGAGGAGCTTTAA
- the gh13-3 gene encoding glucan 1,4-alpha-maltohexaosidase: MGDNFQLPSPAPAQAQEPQQNPTPQNATLLQAFEWYTPPDHAHFLRLSSQIPQLSQHGISSLWIPPSCRATSPQSNGYDIYDLYDLGEFDQKGSVATKWGTKAQLLELARKGKEYGVGLYWDAVLNHRFGADHRERCKAVEVDANDRRVRVSGEYEIDAWVGFDFPGRGDQESTMKYHWYHFSGVDFNADDPGKAGTIYQILGEQSQGWAKSPEDVDGEKGNYDYLMGCDVDYSHPEVVDDVLNWGRWLAKEVSIKGIRFDAVKHFSESFLKKFVKMLDGEFGEGWFLVGEFWKDSLQSMTDYLDRMDHKFSLFDAPLVYNFGEISTSVSADLRKVFDDTLVQKAPVCAVTLVQNHDTQPLQALHVPITPWFLPLGYALILIREAGYPCIFYGDLYGLCTPTSDNPSPTRPTSGPVTIIPKLLLARKLYAYGPQTDYFDYPTCIGWVRHGTWDKKDKCAVVMSNAGEGWKWMFVGVECAGQQWTDVLEWRKEVVTIGENGWAEFRCGGCSVSVWVWEGAKGRDEFETQFDFDIYAASTAK; the protein is encoded by the exons ATGGGTGACAACTTCCAACTTCCATCCCCAGCCCCGGCTCAAGCTCAGGAACCGCAACAGAACCCTACCCCCCAAAATGCTACCCTCCTCCAGGCCTTCGAATGGTACACCCCCCCTGATCACGCCCACTTCCTTCGTCTGTCTTCTCAGATCCCTCAACTCTCCCAGCATGGAATCTCTTCCCTTTGGATCCCACCCTCCTGCCGAGCCACCTCACCTCAGTCCAATGGCTACGACATCTATGACCTCTATGATCTGGGTGAGTTCGATCAGAAGGGTTCCGTGGCCACCAAGTGGGGGACCAAGGCTCAACTTCTGGAGCTGGCCCGGAAGGGTAAAGAGTACGGCGTAGGACTCTACTGGGATGCGGTCCTCAACCATCGCTTTGGTGCTGACCACCGCGAGCGGTGCAAGGCTGTTGAAGTGGATGCCAACGATCGGAGGGTGAGAGTAAGTGGGGAGTACGAGATCGACGCCTGGGTGGGCTTTGACTTCCCTGGTCGCGGAGATCAAGAAAGCACGATGAAATACCACTGGTACCACTTCTCCGGTGTCGACTTCAACGCCGACGATCCGGGCAAGGCGGGGACTATCTACCAGATTTTGGGGGAGCAAAGCCAAGGGTGGGCCAAGAGTCCtgaggatgttgatggtgaaAAGGGCAATTACGATTATCTGATGGGGTGTGATGTGGATTACAGTCATCcggaggtggtggacgaTGTGCTGAACTGGGGGCGGTGGCTGGCAAAAGAGGTCTCAATCAAGGGAATCAGATTTGATGCCGTCAAGCATTTCAGTGAGAGTTTCTTGAAGAAATTCGTGAAAATGCTTGATGGAGAATTTGGCGAGGGATGGTTCTTGGTGGGCGAGTTTTGGAAGGATTCTTTACAGAGCATG ACTGATTATCTCGACCGGATGGACCACAAGTTCTCGCTGTTTGATGCACCCTTGGTCTACAACTTTGGTGAAATCAGCACGAGTGTCTCTGCTGATCTGAGGAAAGTGTTTGACGACACGCTGGTGCAAAAAGCTCCCGTCTGCGCTGTG ACACTCGTTCAAAATCACGACACCCAACCGCTCCAAGCTCTCCACGTCCCCATAACTCCCTGGTTCCTCCCCCTCGGCTACGCCCTCATTCTCATCCGTGAAGCCGGCTACCCCTGCATCTTCTACGGCGACCTGTACGGTCTTTGCACCCCTACGTCTGATAACCCGTCTCCCACCAGACCAACCAGCGGTCCTGTGACTATCATCCCTAAGCTTCTTCTGGCCAGAAAGCTATATGCGTATGGACCGCAGACGGACTATTTTGACTATCCCACCTGCATCGGCTGGGTCCGTCACGGGACGTGGGACAAAAAGGATAAATgcgcggtggtgatgagtaATGCGGGAGAGGGGTGGAAGTGGATGTTTGTGGGCGTGGAATGCGCTGGCCAACAGTGGACGGATGTGTTGGAgtggaggaaggaggtggtCACGATAGGGGAAAACGGATGGGCGGAGTTCAGATGTGGTGGTTGTAGTGTGAgtgtttgggtttgggaaGGGGCGAAGGGCAGGGACGAGTTCGAGACTCAGTTTGACTTCGACATATATGCTGCCTCTACTGCCAAGTGA